The Pseudomonas asiatica genome has a segment encoding these proteins:
- the tsaB gene encoding tRNA (adenosine(37)-N6)-threonylcarbamoyltransferase complex dimerization subunit type 1 TsaB — MTTLLALDTATEACSVALLHDGKVTSHYEVIPRMHAQKLLPMIKQLLAESGVALNALDAIAFGRGPGAFTGVRIAIGVVQGLAFALERPVLPVSNLAALAQGALREHGVQQVAAAIDARMDEVYWGCYQATEGEMRLVGQEAVLPPEQVALPAGSAGEWFGAGTGWGYAERLAVQVAASNASALPNALDILSLASFAWARGEAIVAEQAQPVYLRDNVATPKKR, encoded by the coding sequence ATGACCACCCTCCTGGCCCTGGATACCGCCACCGAAGCCTGTTCCGTCGCACTGCTGCATGACGGCAAGGTAACCAGCCATTACGAGGTGATCCCGCGCATGCATGCCCAGAAGCTGCTGCCGATGATCAAGCAGCTGCTTGCCGAGTCCGGCGTGGCGCTGAATGCGCTGGATGCCATCGCCTTTGGCCGTGGCCCGGGCGCGTTCACCGGCGTGCGCATTGCCATCGGTGTGGTCCAGGGCCTGGCCTTCGCCCTGGAGCGCCCGGTTTTGCCGGTGTCCAACCTGGCCGCACTGGCCCAGGGCGCGCTGCGCGAGCACGGCGTGCAGCAAGTGGCGGCCGCCATCGATGCGCGCATGGATGAAGTGTATTGGGGCTGCTACCAGGCCACCGAAGGCGAAATGCGCCTGGTCGGCCAGGAGGCAGTGCTGCCGCCCGAGCAGGTGGCGCTGCCGGCGGGCAGCGCTGGCGAGTGGTTCGGTGCCGGTACCGGTTGGGGCTATGCCGAGCGCCTGGCGGTGCAGGTGGCAGCCAGCAATGCCAGTGCCTTGCCCAACGCCCTGGACATCCTCAGCCTGGCCAGCTTTGCCTGGGCACGCGGCGAGGCGATCGTTGCCGAACAGGCACAACCGGTCTACCTGCGCGATAATGTAGCGACACCCAAGAAGCGCTGA
- a CDS encoding DUF72 domain-containing protein, with product MSPSALPYFLGCPSWSENAWRDYLYPADANSSEMLGYYSQVFNAVEGNTTFYARPAPGTIARWAQIMPEHFRFTAKFPRDISHEGDLRDQLEPAFDFTRLMAPLGQRVAPYWLQLPAQFSPARLGELCHFLDEVGVPVAVEVRNQAFFAKGEEERLLNRLLHERGVERICLDPRALFSCTSRDPAVLHAQAKKPKVPPRPAAFSQHPQVRFIGHPQLEANEAFLTPWVDKVAAWIKEGRNPYIFLHTSDNRLAAALAQRFHQRLMQRLPGLAALPELPRTPEVEQLGLL from the coding sequence ATGAGTCCATCAGCACTGCCTTATTTTCTCGGTTGCCCGTCATGGAGCGAAAACGCCTGGCGCGACTACCTGTATCCCGCCGACGCCAACAGCAGTGAAATGCTCGGCTACTACAGCCAGGTGTTCAACGCCGTCGAGGGCAATACCACTTTCTACGCACGCCCCGCACCCGGCACCATTGCGCGCTGGGCGCAGATCATGCCCGAACACTTCCGCTTCACTGCCAAGTTCCCCCGGGACATCAGCCATGAAGGCGACCTGCGCGATCAGCTGGAACCGGCCTTTGACTTCACCCGCCTGATGGCCCCGCTGGGCCAGCGCGTAGCGCCGTACTGGCTGCAGTTGCCGGCCCAGTTCAGCCCCGCACGGCTGGGCGAGCTTTGCCACTTCCTTGACGAAGTCGGAGTGCCGGTGGCCGTGGAGGTGCGCAACCAGGCCTTCTTCGCCAAGGGTGAAGAAGAGCGGTTGCTCAACCGCCTGCTGCATGAGCGTGGCGTGGAGCGTATCTGCCTCGACCCGCGTGCCTTGTTCAGCTGCACCTCCCGTGACCCCGCCGTGCTGCATGCGCAGGCGAAGAAGCCCAAGGTACCGCCACGCCCGGCAGCCTTCAGCCAGCACCCGCAGGTGCGCTTCATCGGCCACCCGCAGCTGGAGGCCAACGAGGCCTTTCTTACCCCCTGGGTGGACAAGGTCGCCGCCTGGATCAAGGAAGGCCGCAACCCCTACATCTTCCTGCACACCTCGGACAACCGCCTGGCAGCGGCATTGGCCCAGCGCTTTCACCAACGCCTGATGCAGCGCCTGCCGGGCCTTGCCGCGTTGCCGGAATTGCCGCGCACCCCCGAGGTCGAACAACTGGGGCTACTCTGA
- a CDS encoding isocitrate lyase/PEP mutase family protein, producing the protein MDVQTLRAEAFKTLHERDSAFVIPNPWDAGSAKLLASLGFEALATTSAGLAFSLGRPDAEGALSLDDTLDNAGEIVDATPLPVAADLENGFGDLPEDCAQTILRAAEVGLVGGSIEDASGHSDTPIYDFGLAVERVRAAVQAARSLPFPFTLCARAENLLHGRMDLDDTILRLQAYAEAGADVLYAPGLRTVEEIRAVVQAVAPRPVNVLMGMAGVPLSVNQLQDLGVRRISVGSSLARAALGAFHRAALEIRDEGTFGYGEQALPFAQLNDLFRR; encoded by the coding sequence ATGGATGTGCAAACCCTGCGAGCCGAAGCCTTCAAGACCCTGCACGAGCGTGACAGCGCCTTCGTCATCCCCAACCCGTGGGATGCTGGCTCGGCCAAGTTGCTGGCCAGCCTGGGCTTCGAGGCGCTGGCCACCACCAGTGCCGGCCTGGCTTTCAGCCTGGGCCGTCCGGACGCCGAAGGCGCCTTGAGCCTGGACGATACCCTCGATAATGCTGGCGAGATTGTCGACGCTACCCCCTTGCCGGTGGCCGCTGACCTGGAGAACGGCTTTGGCGACCTGCCCGAAGATTGCGCCCAGACCATTCTGCGGGCCGCCGAAGTCGGCTTGGTGGGTGGCTCTATCGAGGATGCCAGTGGTCACAGCGATACGCCGATCTATGATTTCGGGCTGGCAGTAGAGCGTGTGCGCGCAGCCGTGCAGGCCGCACGCAGCCTGCCGTTCCCGTTCACCCTGTGCGCCCGGGCAGAGAACCTGCTGCACGGGCGCATGGACCTGGACGACACCATCCTGCGCCTGCAGGCCTATGCCGAGGCTGGGGCTGATGTGCTTTATGCGCCCGGGCTGCGTACTGTCGAGGAAATCCGCGCGGTGGTGCAGGCCGTCGCGCCGCGGCCGGTGAATGTGCTGATGGGCATGGCGGGCGTGCCGCTGAGCGTCAACCAGTTGCAGGACCTGGGTGTACGCCGCATCAGCGTCGGCTCGTCGCTTGCCCGTGCCGCGTTGGGGGCCTTCCACCGGGCCGCGCTGGAGATTCGCGATGAGGGCACCTTCGGCTACGGTGAGCAGGCGCTGCCGTTCGCCCAACTCAACGACCTGTTCCGCCGTTGA
- a CDS encoding extensin-like domain-containing protein, with protein MKAVLALLAGLSVLAGLAWHLGWRLPAAWNPWAPLDVRQPPNLLTPYKLSRLRDDPTLCRLALQTSQLRYRAQADSSAAADCPLRNVWRIDGGQARLGGSFLASCPLAVAYALFENHGLQPVAQRVLGQPVAQVDHLGSFACRNVYHRKQGRLSQHATADALDISGFRLRDGQRIVLARDWQAGGQKAEFLREVQQAACDSFSTVLGPDYNAAHHNHFHVDMGRWQICR; from the coding sequence ATGAAGGCCGTGCTGGCGTTGCTGGCCGGCCTGTCGGTGCTTGCGGGGCTGGCCTGGCACCTGGGTTGGCGGCTGCCCGCCGCGTGGAACCCGTGGGCGCCGCTGGACGTGCGTCAGCCCCCCAACCTGCTGACCCCCTACAAGCTGTCCCGCCTTCGTGATGACCCGACGCTGTGTCGCCTGGCACTTCAAACCAGCCAGCTGCGCTACCGGGCACAAGCCGACAGTTCGGCTGCTGCCGACTGCCCATTGCGGAACGTATGGCGTATCGACGGTGGTCAGGCGCGGCTCGGCGGCAGCTTCCTGGCCAGTTGTCCGTTGGCAGTGGCGTATGCACTGTTCGAAAACCATGGCCTGCAGCCTGTGGCGCAACGGGTGTTGGGGCAGCCGGTGGCTCAGGTCGACCACCTGGGCAGTTTTGCCTGCCGTAATGTCTATCACCGCAAGCAGGGCCGGCTGAGCCAGCACGCCACGGCCGATGCCTTGGACATCAGTGGCTTTCGCCTGCGGGACGGCCAGCGCATCGTTCTTGCGCGGGACTGGCAGGCGGGCGGGCAGAAAGCGGAATTCCTTCGCGAGGTGCAGCAGGCGGCCTGTGACAGCTTCAGCACGGTACTGGGGCCGGACTACAACGCTGCACACCACAACCACTTTCATGTCGACATGGGCCGCTGGCAGATCTGTCGTTGA
- a CDS encoding class I SAM-dependent methyltransferase, producing MEEQGTGIRVEALSAEFEAQAAAWAQRLELPLQDDAAGFAVQVGVDGLQIQQLGPQAPGPVRVDFVEGQAAHRRMFGGGNGQMIAKAVGIAQGVRPQVLDATAGLGKDAFVLASLGCQMTLIERQPLIAALLEDGLARARSDEEVGPIVGRMRLLTGNAIERMRAWEGEAPQVIYLDPMFPHRDKSALVKKEMRVFRPLVGDDLDAPALLEAALALASHRVVVKRPRKAPIIDGPKPSHSLEGKSSRYDIYPKKALKA from the coding sequence ATGGAAGAGCAGGGCACAGGTATCCGGGTCGAGGCGCTGTCGGCTGAATTCGAGGCGCAAGCTGCTGCGTGGGCACAGCGCCTTGAGTTGCCGCTGCAGGACGATGCTGCCGGGTTTGCCGTGCAGGTGGGCGTTGATGGCTTGCAGATCCAGCAATTGGGCCCGCAGGCCCCGGGGCCGGTGCGGGTCGACTTTGTCGAAGGCCAGGCCGCGCACCGGCGCATGTTCGGTGGTGGCAACGGGCAAATGATCGCCAAGGCGGTGGGCATTGCCCAAGGCGTGCGTCCGCAGGTGCTGGATGCCACTGCCGGGCTGGGCAAGGATGCGTTCGTGCTGGCCAGCCTGGGCTGCCAGATGACCCTGATCGAACGCCAGCCGCTGATTGCCGCATTGCTGGAGGATGGCCTGGCGCGGGCGCGGTCGGATGAAGAGGTGGGGCCGATCGTGGGGCGCATGCGCCTGCTGACCGGCAACGCCATCGAGCGCATGCGCGCCTGGGAAGGCGAGGCGCCACAGGTGATCTACCTCGACCCGATGTTCCCGCACCGGGACAAGAGTGCGCTGGTGAAGAAGGAAATGCGTGTGTTCCGGCCCTTGGTCGGTGATGACCTGGATGCCCCGGCCCTGCTCGAAGCTGCCCTGGCGCTGGCCAGCCACCGGGTGGTGGTGAAGCGGCCGCGCAAGGCGCCGATCATCGACGGGCCGAAGCCGAGCCACAGCCTGGAGGGCAAGTCGAGCCGGTATGACATTTACCCGAAGAAGGCGCTGAAGGCCTGA
- a CDS encoding TetR/AcrR family transcriptional regulator yields the protein MQTTMSNDAPIGPGRPKDLAKREAILEAAKALFLSLGYANTSMDAVAAAAGVSKLTVYSHFTDKQTLFCSAVMATCQIQLPDLLFEYPEGAPVEEVLLTIARGFQALISSDEAVKLSRLIMAQGSLDPSFGEYFYEAGPKRVLAGMEALLRGAHERGLLRIDNPLRAAEHFFCLVKGAPDYRLLLGCAGPLEGDEAEAHVREVVGVFLRAFQP from the coding sequence ATGCAGACCACAATGTCCAACGACGCCCCCATCGGCCCGGGCCGGCCCAAGGATCTGGCCAAACGCGAGGCGATTCTCGAAGCAGCCAAGGCCCTGTTCCTCAGCCTTGGCTACGCCAACACCAGCATGGATGCAGTCGCTGCGGCGGCAGGTGTTTCAAAGCTCACCGTATACAGCCACTTCACCGACAAGCAGACGCTGTTCTGCTCGGCGGTAATGGCAACCTGCCAGATCCAGTTGCCCGACCTGCTGTTCGAGTACCCCGAAGGGGCACCGGTGGAAGAGGTGCTGCTGACCATTGCCCGTGGCTTCCAGGCGCTGATCAGCAGCGATGAAGCGGTCAAGCTCAGCCGCCTGATCATGGCCCAGGGCAGCCTGGACCCGAGCTTTGGCGAGTACTTCTACGAAGCCGGGCCCAAGCGCGTGCTGGCGGGGATGGAAGCTTTGCTGCGCGGGGCGCACGAGCGCGGGCTGCTGCGCATCGACAACCCGCTGCGTGCGGCGGAGCACTTCTTCTGCCTGGTCAAGGGCGCACCGGATTACCGGTTGCTGCTTGGGTGCGCGGGGCCGCTGGAGGGGGATGAGGCCGAGGCGCATGTGCGCGAGGTGGTAGGTGTGTTCCTGCGGGCATTCCAGCCCTGA
- a CDS encoding response regulator transcription factor — protein MPDHKKMIRVMLIDCRPLMLLGLQDLINARKPHMEVSGQATTYTHALDLADQLRPDVIFFSFFPDALNPLEVVAGLARAGDIKVLVLKGVYETVPVAQAIEAGARGIVLAEDSTESIIQAIIKVHHCDIGLDRAWVSGLSGYASARHIPFRCNPAQAKHARLTLRERELVRAIVGDPSAKYLCIAGRLGISEHTVHNHLSSIYQKLNLTNRIDLLMYAVRHGLTGGEEPPASTWGEMD, from the coding sequence ATGCCGGACCATAAAAAAATGATACGCGTGATGCTGATCGATTGTCGGCCTCTGATGCTCCTGGGGCTTCAAGATCTGATAAATGCCAGAAAACCCCATATGGAGGTGAGTGGCCAGGCCACCACCTATACCCATGCGCTGGATCTTGCCGATCAGTTGCGGCCCGATGTCATTTTCTTCAGCTTTTTTCCAGATGCGCTGAACCCGCTCGAGGTGGTTGCCGGGCTTGCGCGCGCTGGCGACATCAAAGTGCTGGTGCTCAAGGGGGTGTACGAGACTGTCCCCGTTGCCCAGGCCATCGAGGCGGGCGCACGTGGCATCGTGCTGGCGGAGGACTCAACGGAGTCGATTATCCAGGCCATCATCAAAGTCCACCATTGCGACATCGGGCTGGACAGAGCCTGGGTCAGTGGGCTTTCCGGTTATGCCTCGGCCAGGCATATACCGTTCAGGTGCAATCCGGCGCAGGCGAAACATGCACGGCTGACGTTGCGCGAGCGCGAACTCGTCCGCGCCATCGTTGGTGACCCGTCCGCCAAGTACCTGTGCATCGCCGGGCGCCTGGGTATCAGCGAGCACACCGTGCACAATCACCTCAGCAGCATCTATCAGAAGCTCAACCTCACCAACCGCATCGACTTGCTGATGTATGCGGTGCGGCACGGACTCACCGGTGGCGAAGAGCCGCCTGCGTCCACATGGGGGGAGATGGACTGA